TATTAATTTTTACTCACTTAAGAATATAAAATATCTAATAAGTAAATTCAATGAGAACTTGGCAGTTTTTCAAAAATCAGTTTCCTATTTTCGATCAAGCTTGACTAAAAAAGCCAGTGACTCATTGAAGAGAAAGCTGGCTGGAAAAGGATTATTAATCGAATAAGTTGTTAGATCATTCTGACGAATTCCTATCCTCTTTGAGTAAGGATTTTATCATAGCTACCATGGCACTCACTTCATCTGTAGCAAAGATCTGTCCCCCATCAACTAAGTCTGGTCTGTGGACGGTGGATTCAAAGGCGACCACCGGACAGCCCCTTTGGAGGGCGCGGCTGACAATATCGTCGACTTCGTCATAATAGTTGATGTCTAGGTAGATGTCAGCTTGGTTAAGTAGGTCTTCGATTAGGTCGTTGTGAGCAAAGGGATGGATGAAAATATTCTCTAGACTTTCAGCTAAGTCGATAAGACTAGGTGCCACTACAGTATAAGCAACAATATGGATGCAGAGGTCAGGAAGAGCTCGTGCTAAGTCTTCAACTTGTTCTATTTCGGCTGAGTGGGTTAAGATGAAAGCATGTTGGGAGAAGTCCCTCATACTGAAGTATCTGGCATAGTCTGTATCCCAGGCAGATTTTACATCATCGTCAAAATGTTCATAAAGGCTCTGGCCCCGATATAATTTATCAATATAAGCGTTTAAAGTTATATGAGGATCATAGCCAAATTTTTGCAAGTCGGAGATTTTTTTACTTAAATTCTTGATATTATCATTGAAATGTTTAACTAGATTTCGACTACTTGTCGACATAATTGAACTATCATGTTGCCGATAGGCATATAAATTCAAATCAATGGCAAAAATTTCCGAGGCGGCCATATACCAGCGATAGGTTGTCGCTGAATCTTCAT
The nucleotide sequence above comes from Aerococcus urinae. Encoded proteins:
- a CDS encoding glycosyltransferase: MNPKISIIIPIYKVEKYLIECLESVRNQTFKDFEVIMVNDGSPDASPVIADNYCQRDERFKLFHQENQGLSAARNFGTSQAKGEYIFFLDSDDKIVENTLEILHRIAQNKQADIVIGACKYFNDAGHYWMMTTGLPTIRSYDSHDAIRKDEDGVIPLSFTTAWCKLVKADIVRQNLFPIGVWYEDSATTYRWYMAASEIFAIDLNLYAYRQHDSSIMSTSSRNLVKHFNDNIKNLSKKISDLQKFGYDPHITLNAYIDKLYRGQSLYEHFDDDVKSAWDTDYARYFSMRDFSQHAFILTHSAEIEQVEDLARALPDLCIHIVAYTVVAPSLIDLAESLENIFIHPFAHNDLIEDLLNQADIYLDINYYDEVDDIVSRALQRGCPVVAFESTVHRPDLVDGGQIFATDEVSAMVAMIKSLLKEDRNSSE